The following are encoded together in the Oncorhynchus gorbuscha isolate QuinsamMale2020 ecotype Even-year linkage group LG03, OgorEven_v1.0, whole genome shotgun sequence genome:
- the LOC124017506 gene encoding low affinity immunoglobulin gamma Fc region receptor II-a-like yields the protein MERTYLLTLLLTTLVYSSLGHRGGRSPSASLSISPDRSQFLEYMSFSLSCEVQGSSTGWRLKRYTATVKPSESGVDWGFNQSNYVIKTAKTSDSGMYWCESGSGEHSNAVNITVHGAAVILESPALPVTEDDSVTLRCKYQATPAELTTDFYKDGSLIGTETTGEMTIPAVSKSDEGLYKCNNSEGESPASWMTVKGWSSASLSISPDRSQFLEYKSVSLSCEVQASTAGWRLKRYTVTGVDWGFNHGSNYVIKTAKTSDSGVYWCESRSGQCSNAVNFTVHGGAVILESPALPVTEGDSITLRCRHEDKRTKDTSSNLTADFFKDGSLIRTETTGEMTIPAVSKSNEGLYKCNNSEGESPESWMTVTGPGPVWSISLPRLLCSLLVVSPYLLVTIVLLVKFRRRRAQGETREPRKTHQDQPGQHVEE from the exons ATGGAACGCACCTATCTTCTAACCT tGCTGTTGACTACACTGGTATACTCTAGCCTCGGTCACAGGGGAG gtCGGTCTCCTTCAGCCTCTCTGAGCATCAGTCCCGACAGATCTCAGTTCCTTGAATATATGTCTTTTTCTCTGAGCTGTGAGGTTCAGGGGAGTTCTACTGGATGGAGACTGAAGAGATACACAGCGACTGTGAAACCGTCAGAGTCTGGAGTCGACTGGGGGTTCAATCAATCCAACTACGTCATCAAGACAGCTAAAACATCAGACAGTGGAATGTACTGGTGTGAGTCTGGGTCTGGAGAACACAGCAATGCTGTCAACATCACAGTACACG GTGCCGCTGTGATCTTGGAGAGCCCCGCCCTTCCTGTGACTGAGGATGATTCTGTGACTCTGCGCTGCAAATATCAGGCAACTCCCGCTGAACTCACAACTGATTTCTACAAAGATGGATCCCTCATCGGGACTGAGACGACAGGAGAGATGACCATCCCTGCAGTATCCAAGTCAGATGAAGGGCTCTACAAGTGTAACAACTCTGAAGGAGAATCACCAGCGAGCTGGATGACTGTGAAAG gttgGTCTTCAGCCTCCCTGAGTATCAGTCCCGACAGATCTCAGTTCCTTGAATacaagtctgtctctctgagcTGTGAGGTTCAGGCGAGCACTGCTGGATGGAGATTGAAGAGGTACACAGTGACTGGAGTCGACTGGGGGTTCAATCACGGTTCCAACTACGTCATCAAGACAGCCAAAACATCAGACAGTGGAGTGTACTGGTGTGAGTCTCGGTCTGGACAATGCAGCAATGCTGTCAACTTCACAGTACATG GTGGTGCTGTGATCCTGGAGAGCCCCGCCCTTCCTGTAACTGAAGGAGATTCAATTACTCTGCGCTGCAGACATGAAGACAAGAGAACGAAGGACACGTCCTCAAACCTCACAGCTGATTTCTTCAAAGATGGATCCCTCATCAGGACTGAGACGACAGGAGAGATGACCATCCCTGCAGTATCCAAGTCAAATGAAGGGCTCTACAAGTGTAACAACTCTGAAGGAGAATCACCAGAGAGCTGGATGActgtgacag GCCCAGGGCCTGTGTGGTCCATCTCTCTGCCCAGGCTGCTGTGTAGTCTACTGGTGGTGTCTCCCTACCTGCTGGTGACCATCGTACTGCTGGTGAAATTCCGTAGGCGCCGTGCTCAAG GGGAAACCAGGGAACCCAGGAAGACACACCAAGACCAACCAG GTCAGCATGTTGAAGAGTGA
- the selenok gene encoding selenoprotein K yields the protein MVYVANGQVLDNRSQSPWRMSFLTDLFWGAVEFIGLFFQSLVQPDLTKRGNSGSSSAGYSDGRGPPGPPGGRRRMGRINHGGGPSAPPMGGGGUGR from the exons ATGGTGTACGTGGCGAATG GTCAGGTCCTGGACAACAGAAGCCAGTCTCCATGGCGAATGTCGTTCCTCACTGATCTCTTCTGGGGTGCTGTGGAGTTCATTGGCTTGTT TTTCCAATCCTTGGTCCAGCCAGATCTGACAAAGAGGGGTAACTCTGGCTCGTCCTCTGCAGGCTACAGTGATGGCAGAGG CCCCCCTGGACCCCCTGGTGGCCGGAGGCGGATGGGGAGGATAAACCACGGTGGGGGGCCCAGCGCCCCTCCCAtggggggaggaggatgaggaag GTAA